One Camelina sativa cultivar DH55 chromosome 3, Cs, whole genome shotgun sequence genomic window carries:
- the LOC104778954 gene encoding F-box protein At1g30790-like produces MALSVVLTAVHSLSVTLAWGKSLTYHYTYLGYDPVDDQFKALTKMSIPYQQHDFLEHEVLTLGRGDSSSWRPTLRFERISFIKAPVAVVCWDGESTLIEYKEDVDKHDWSKQTFRLPFSLELGRRMISPGINKVGEFIFAPVSLRCNGQPYYIFYYNVDRNDIRKVMLKGLANDEEFMCRYEIGEQCCVHISPEHVESISSL; encoded by the exons ATGGCTTTATCGGTTGTACTGACGGCGGTCCATTCATTGTCTGTAACCCTAGCATGGGGAAAGTCACTTACTTACCATTACACATACTTGGGATACGATCCTGTTGATGATCAGTTCAAAGCATTGACTAAGATGTCTATTCCTTACCAGCAACACGATTTTCTAGAGCACGAGGTTTTAACACTTGGACGAGGTGACTCTTCTTCATGGAGACCCACGCTCAG ATTTGAGAGGATTAGTTTTATCAAAGCGCCTGTGGCTGTTGTGTGTTGGGACGGTGAATCTACTCTCATAGAATACAAAG AGGATGTGGATAAACATGATTGGTCCAAGCAAACATTTAGGCTTCCCTTCTCTTTGGAGTTGGGTAGAAGGATGATTTCCCCGGGAATCAACAAAGTTGGTGAGTTCATTTTCGCCCCAGTAAGTCTGCGGTGCAATGGTCAACCATACTACATTTTCTACTACAATGTAGATAGAAATGACATCAGAAAAGTTATGCTCAAAGGACTTGCAAACGATGAAGAGTTTATGTGCAGATATGAAATTGGAGAGCAATGTTGTGTCCACATCTCACCCGAACACGTTGAAAGTATTTCctctttataa
- the LOC109130535 gene encoding F-box protein At1g31080-like gives MNNREENSDSIPNDLILEILSRLPITSIGRFRCVSKQWGSMLHKPYFTKLFFTRSSARPRLLIGVRQHHEWSFFSAPQPQNHYGKSSSLVVAADFHMKYNRVDHKKAHYILTLGTEKERWREIECPFNTVDRNGGVCINRILYYVAYDYENRLHLLGCFDVRSEKFKFLTLRGGGKYDDLCTRLINYKGKLGLIRWSYLNQGFFLRLRMWVQEDLEKQEWSSYFYILRLDDKLVKVSVVGVTAAGDIVLANDKAYKPFYVFYLNLERNHLLSVEIQCLGEYHIWHQSPAVCVFVDHVEDLQFNSRSTTSLNPPEQKLKHWSISASSRNYHHVRRSREEMREIIGVVKSIRGEEEKETMRDDDEGPICAMYSRALNTYRRCTNQI, from the exons ATGAATAATAGAGAAGAAAACTCAGATTCCATCCCTAATGATTTAATTCTTGAGATACTCTCCAGATTGCCTATAACCTCAATCGGGAGGTTTCGCTGCGTGTCGAAGCAATGGGGATCCATGCTTCACAAGCCATATTTCACCAAGTTATTTTTTACCAGATCCTCGGCTCGTCCACGTCTCTTAATTGGGGTCCGACAACACCATGAGTGGAGCTTCTTCTCGGCGCCTCAGCCTCAGAATCATTATGGGAAGTCTTCGTCTCTTGTAGTAGCAGCCGATTTTCA CATGAAGTACAATAGGGTTGACCATAAAAAGGCCCACTATATTCTAACATTAGGAACTGAAAAAGAGAGATGGAGGGAGATCGAATGTCCCTTCAACACGGTTGATAGGAATGGAGGGGTATGCATCAATAGAATTTTGTATTACGTAGCTTACGACTATGAGAATCGATTGCATCTTTTAGGTTGCTTCGATGTTAGGTCTGAGAAGTTTAAGTTTCTAACTCTAAGAGGCGGCGGCAAATATGACGATTTGTGTACTAGATTGATAAATTATAAGGGTAAATTAGGTTTGATTAGATGGAGCTATCTCAACCAGGGATTTTTCCTCAGATTACGTATGTGGGTTCAAGAGGATCTAGAGAAACAGGAATGGTCGAGTTACTTCTACATCTTGAGGCTTGACGATAAACTTGTTAAGGTTTCTGTTGTTGGGGTGACTGCTGCAGGTGACATTGTTTTGGCGAATGATAAAGCATATAaacctttttatgttttctacctTAATCTCGAAAGGAACCATCTTCTTAGTGTGGAAATCCAATGTCTTGGAGAATACCATATTTGGCATCAGTCTCCTGCAGTTTGCGTCTTTGTTGACCATGTGGAGGATCTTCAGTTTAATTCTAGGAGCACAACATCTTTAAACCCACCAGAACAGAAGCTTAAACACTGGAGCATATCTGCGTCATCTAGAAATTATCATCATGTGAGAAGAAGCCGtgaagagatgagagagatcATCGGTGTGGTAAAGAGTATaagaggagaggaagagaaagagacaatgagagatgatgatgaagggcCAATTTGTGCTATGTATTCACGTGCTTTAAATACTTATAGACGTTGTACGAATCAAATCTAG
- the LOC109130537 gene encoding F-box protein At1g30790-like, translating to MKQLIENQDDEKDRSPIKVDPIPLDLEEAILSRLPAKSLMKFLCVSKTWSSIIRNQRFVNSYYAMSSTIRSSRFIIAFCCGSQAKFDDWRLFVFSSSYEDEKSSSLATTLHMTIPSVSSASGCLSVHGLIGCTIGGPFIVCNPSTNKYTILPCAGPRTFLGYDPVGDQFKALTMVSYPPPPQPQDFLVYEVLTLGGGESSWTCNTFTSLPHFTVTNSICINGFVYYAAWTPTRTTNPVIVCFDVRYERLSFIKAPMPVVCWEGESILIEYKGKLASIARHPHADFHSFDLWILEDATRHDWSQQTFELPFSLGMGRNITSPGTNKAVYEVLTLGGGESSWTCNTFTSPPHFTVTNSICINGFVYYAAWTPTRTTNPVIVCFYVRYERLSFIKAPMAVVCWEGESILIEYRGKLASIARHPHADFRSFDLWILEDATTHDWSQQTFELPFSLGMGRNITSPGTNKAGEIIFAPKRLSYDAQPYYIFYYNVDRKDMRRVRLLGIADDEEFRRRYRIAGQCYVSISPEHVETIASL from the exons ATGAAACAACTTATTGAGAACCAGGACGATGAGAAAGACAGAAGCCCAATTAAGGTAGATCCCATCCCTCTTGACCTAGAGGAGGCTATACTCAGTAGATTGCCTGCCAAGTCTCTTATGAAGTTTCTATGCGTGTCAAAGACGTGGTCTTCCATCATCCGAAACCAAAGGTTCGTCAATTCTTACTACGCGATGTCCTCCACGATCCGATCATCGCGGTTTATAATCGCTTTCTGCTGCGGTTCACAAGCCAAGTTTGATGACTGGCGTTTGTTCGTCTTCTCGTCTTCCTACGAAGAtgagaaatcttcttctttggcaACCACTCTCCATATGACAATACCTTCAGTGTCTAGCGCCTCCGGCTGTCTTTCTGTCCATGGCTTAATCGGTTGTACTATTGGTGGTCCGTTCATTGTCTGTAACCCCAGCACCAACAAATACACTATCCTACCATGTGCCGGGCCACGCACATTCTTGGGATACGATCCTGTTGGAGATCAATTCAAAGCATTGACCATGGTGTcttatcctcctcctcctcagcctCAGGATTTTCTAGTGTACGAGGTTTTAACACTTGGAGGAGGAGAATCTTCATGGACATGCAATACGTTCACCAGCCTGCCTCATTTCACTGTTACCAACTCAATATGTATCAATGGTTTTGTGTATTATGCTGCTTGGACCCCAACCCGAACTACAAATCCGGTGATTGTGTGTTTTGATGTTAGATATGAGAGGCTGAGCTTTATCAAAGCGCCTATGCCTGTTGTTTGCTGGGAGGGTGAATCTATTCTCATAGAATACAAAGGGAAGCTAGCTTCCATTGCAAGACACCCTCATGCTGATTTCCATAGTTTTGATTTATGGATACTAGAAGATGCGACGAGACATGATTGGTCCCAGCAAACATTTGAGCTTCCTTTCTCTTTGGGGATGGGTAGGAATATCACTTCCCCGGGCACTAACAAAGCTG TGTACGAGGTTTTAACACTTGGAGGAGGAGAATCTTCATGGACATGCAATACGTTCACCAGCCCGCCTCATTTCACTGTTACCAACTCAATATGTATCAATGGTTTTGTGTATTATGCTGCTTGGACCCCAACCCGAACTACAAATCCGGTGATTGTGTGTTTTTATGTTAGATATGAGAGGCTGAGCTTTATCAAAGCGCCAATGGCTGTAGTTTGCTGGGAGGGTGAATCTATTCTCATAGAATACAGAGGCAAGTTAGCTTCAATTGCAAGACACCCTCATGCTGATTTCCGTAGTTTTGATTTATGGATACTAGAAGATGCGACGACGCATGATTGGTCCCAGCAAACATTTGAGCTTCCTTTCTCTTTGGGGATGGGTAGGAATATCACTTCCCCGGGCACGAACAAAGCTGGTGAAATCATTTTTGCCCCAAAACGCCTCTCATATGATGCTCAACCATACTACATTTTTTACTACAATGTTGATAGAAAAGACATGAGAAGAGTTAGGCTACTAGGAATTGCTGACGATGAAGAGTTTAGGCGCCGTTACAGGATCGCAGGGCAATGTTACGTCTCCATCTCACCCGAACACGTCGAAACTATTGCCTCTCTATGA
- the LOC104777071 gene encoding 30-kDa cleavage and polyadenylation specificity factor 30-like isoform X3, translating into MTSRIGGYIGGGNWKHEHGTAQYGRNFSVKWLKLCELSFHKTRNLKNPYNENLPVKISRDCQELEPSVGEQLASLLYLEPDSELMAISIAAEAKREEEKAKGVNPESRAVNPDIVPFEDNEEEEEEEDESEEEEESMAGGPQGRGRGRGMMWPPQMPLGRGIRPMPGMGGFPLGVMGPADAFPYGPGGYNGMPDPFGMGPRPFGSYGPRFGGDFRGPVPGMMFPGRPPQQFPHGGYGMMGGAGRGPHMGGMGNAPRGGRPMYYPPATSSARPGPTNRKTPERSEERGVGTDQQNQDASHDMEQFEVGNSLRNEESESEEEDEAPRRSRHGEGKKRR; encoded by the exons ATGACATCAAGAATTGGTGGTTACATTGGTGGAGGAAATTGGAAACATGAACATGGAACTGCACAGTATGGCAGGAACTTTTCAGTTAAATGGTTAAAG TTGTGCGAACTATCCTTCCACAAAACTCGGAATTTGAAGAATCCTTACAATGAAAACTTACCTGTGAAG ATAAGCAGAGACTGCCAGGAGTTAGAGCCTTCCGTTGGAGAACAGCTGGCTTCTTTGCTTTATCTTGAACCAGATAGCGAGCTTATG GCAATCTCCATAGCTGCAGAAGCCAAAcgagaagaggagaaagcaaagggtGTGAATCCAGAGAGCAGAGCGGTGAATCCAGACATTGTGCCGTTTGAAGAtaacgaagaagaggaagaggaagaagatgaaagtgaggaggaagaagagagcatGGCTGGCGGTCCTCAaggcagaggaagaggaagaggaatgATGTGGCCTCCTCAAATGCCTCTAGGACGCGGAATCAGACCTATGCCCGGAATGGGAGGTTTCCCTCTCGGGGTAATGGGCCCTGCCGATGCATTTCCCTATGGGCCTG GTGGCTATAACGGTATGCCAGATCCGTTTGGTATGGGTCCAAGACCCTTTGGATCGTATGGACCGAGGTTTGGTGGTGATTTTAGAGGACCAGTCCCCGGAATGATGTTTCCTGGTAGGCCACCGCAACAGTTTCCACATGGCGGTTATGGTATGATGGGAGGCGCAGGACGTGGCCCGCATATGGGAGGAATGGGAAACGCTCCTCGAGGAGGCCGACCGATGTATTATCCACCAGCAACATCATCAGCACGTCCTGGCCCAACCAACCGGAAAACACCTGAGAGAAGCGAGGAGAGAGGAGTGGGGACGGATCAACAAAATCAGGATGCATCACATGACATGGAGCAGTTTGAGGTTGGAAACAGTTTAAGAAACGAAGAgagtgaaagtgaagaagaagacgaagctccAAGACGATCAAGACATGGAGAAGGAAAGAAGCGTCGGTGA
- the LOC104777071 gene encoding 30-kDa cleavage and polyadenylation specificity factor 30-like isoform X1: MTSRIGGYIGGGNWKHEHGTAQYGRNFSVKWLKLCELSFHKTRNLKNPYNENLPVKISRDCQELEPSVGEQLASLLYLEPDSELMAISIAAEAKREEEKAKGVNPESRAVNPDIVPFEDNEEEEEEEDESEEEEESMAGGPQGRGRGRGMMWPPQMPLGRGIRPMPGMGGFPLGVMGPADAFPYGPGGYNGMPDPFGMGPRPFGSYGPRFGGDFRGPVPGMMFPGRPPQQFPHGGYGMMGGAGRGPHMGGMGNAPRGGRPMYYPPATSSARPGPTNRKTPERSEERGVGTDQQNQDASHDMEQFEVGNSLRNEESESEEEDEAPRRSRHGEGKKRR, translated from the exons ATGACATCAAGAATTGGTGGTTACATTGGTGGAGGAAATTGGAAACATGAACATGGAACTGCACAGTATGGCAGGAACTTTTCAGTTAAATGGTTAAAG TTGTGCGAACTATCCTTCCACAAAACTCGGAATTTGAAGAATCCTTACAATGAAAACTTACCTGTGAAG ATAAGCAGAGACTGCCAGGAGTTAGAGCCTTCCGTTGGAGAACAGCTGGCTTCTTTGCTTTATCTTGAACCAGATAGCGAGCTTATG GCAATCTCCATAGCTGCAGAAGCCAAAcgagaagaggagaaagcaaagggtGTGAATCCAGAGAGCAGAGCGGTGAATCCAGACATTGTGCCGTTTGAAGAtaacgaagaagaggaagaggaagaagatgaaagtgaggaggaagaagagagcatGGCTGGCGGTCCTCAaggcagaggaagaggaagaggaatgATGTGGCCTCCTCAAATGCCTCTAGGACGCGGAATCAGACCTATGCCCGGAATGGGAGGTTTCCCTCTCGGG GTAATGGGCCCTGCCGATGCATTTCCCTATGGGCCTGGTGGCTATAACGGTATGCCAGATCCGTTTGGTATGGGTCCAAGACCCTTTGGATCGTATGGACCGAGGTTTGGTGGTGATTTTAGAGGACCAGTCCCCGGAATGATGTTTCCTGGTAGGCCACCGCAACAGTTTCCACATGGCGGTTATGGTATGATGGGAGGCGCAGGACGTGGCCCGCATATGGGAGGAATGGGAAACGCTCCTCGAGGAGGCCGACCGATGTATTATCCACCAGCAACATCATCAGCACGTCCTGGCCCAACCAACCGGAAAACACCTGAGAGAAGCGAGGAGAGAGGAGTGGGGACGGATCAACAAAATCAGGATGCATCACATGACATGGAGCAGTTTGAGGTTGGAAACAGTTTAAGAAACGAAGAgagtgaaagtgaagaagaagacgaagctccAAGACGATCAAGACATGGAGAAGGAAAGAAGCGTCGGTGA
- the LOC104777071 gene encoding 30-kDa cleavage and polyadenylation specificity factor 30-like isoform X2 codes for MTSRIGGYIGGGNWKHEHGTAQYGRNFSVKWLKLCELSFHKTRNLKNPYNENLPVKISRDCQELEPSVGEQLASLLYLEPDSELMAISIAAEAKREEEKAKGVNPESRAVNPDIVPFEDNEEEEEEEDESEEEEESMAGGPQGRGRGRGMMWPPQMPLGRGIRPMPGMGGFPLGVMGPADAFPYGPGGYNGMPDPFGMGPRPFGPYGPRFGGDFRGPVPGMMFPGRPPQQFPHGGYGMMGGAGRGPHMGGMGNAPRGGRPMYYPPATSSARPGPTNRKTPERSEERGVGTDQQNQDASHDMEQFEVGNSLRNEESESEEEDEAPRRSRHGEGKKRR; via the exons ATGACATCAAGAATTGGTGGTTACATTGGTGGAGGAAATTGGAAACATGAACATGGAACTGCACAGTATGGCAGGAACTTTTCAGTTAAATGGTTAAAG TTGTGCGAACTATCCTTCCACAAAACTCGGAATTTGAAGAATCCTTACAATGAAAACTTACCTGTGAAG ATAAGCAGAGACTGCCAGGAGTTAGAGCCTTCCGTTGGAGAACAGCTGGCTTCTTTGCTTTATCTTGAACCAGATAGCGAGCTTATG GCAATCTCCATAGCTGCAGAAGCCAAAcgagaagaggagaaagcaaagggtGTGAATCCAGAGAGCAGAGCGGTGAATCCAGACATTGTGCCGTTTGAAGAtaacgaagaagaggaagaggaagaagatgaaagtgaggaggaagaagagagcatGGCTGGCGGTCCTCAaggcagaggaagaggaagaggaatgATGTGGCCTCCTCAAATGCCTCTAGGACGCGGAATCAGACCTATGCCCGGAATGGGAGGTTTCCCTCTCGGGGTAATGGGCCCTGCCGATGCATTTCCCTATGGGCCTGGTGGCTATAACGGTATGCCAGATCCGTTTGGTATGGGTCCAAGACCCTTTGGACCGTATGGACCGAG GTTTGGTGGTGATTTTAGAGGACCAGTCCCCGGAATGATGTTTCCTGGTAGGCCACCGCAACAGTTTCCACATGGCGGTTATGGTATGATGGGAGGCGCAGGACGTGGCCCGCATATGGGAGGAATGGGAAACGCTCCTCGAGGAGGCCGACCGATGTATTATCCACCAGCAACATCATCAGCACGTCCTGGCCCAACCAACCGGAAAACACCTGAGAGAAGCGAGGAGAGAGGAGTGGGGACGGATCAACAAAATCAGGATGCATCACATGACATGGAGCAGTTTGAGGTTGGAAACAGTTTAAGAAACGAAGAgagtgaaagtgaagaagaagacgaagctccAAGACGATCAAGACATGGAGAAGGAAAGAAGCGTCGGTGA
- the LOC104777072 gene encoding 30-kDa cleavage and polyadenylation specificity factor 30-like, with product MEDADGLSFDFEGGLDSGPVQSSASVPVAPPENSSSAAVHVAPSYDHSAATVAGAGRGRSFRQTVCRHWLRGLCMKGDACGFLHQFDKARMPICRFFRLYGECREQDCVYKHTNEDIKECNMYKLGFCPNGPDCRYRHAKLPGPPPPVEEVLQKIQQLTSYNFGPNRFYQPRNVAPQLQDKPQGQVPTQGQPQESGNLLQQQQQQQQPQQSQHQVSQTQIPPNPADQTNRSSHPLPQGVNRFVQSPKVFNWVM from the exons ATGGAGGACGCAGATGGACTCAGCTTCGATTTCGAAGGTGGTCTTGATTCCGGACCTGTTCAGTCCTCCGCTTCAGTCCCGGTTGCTCCGCCTGAAAACTCTTCCTCCGCCGCTGTTCACGTAGCACCGAGCTACGATCACTCCGCCGCGACGGTTGCTGGAGCTGGGAGGGGAAGAAGTTTCCGGCAGACTGTTTGCAGACACTGGCTTAGAGGTCTGTGTATGAAAGGTGACGCCTGTGGATTTCTCCACCAGTTTGACAAAGCTCGTATGCCGATCTGCCGGTTTTTCCGGTTATACGGTGAATGTCGAGAGCAGGATTGTGTGTATAAGCATACCAATGAAGACATCAAAGAATGCAATAT GTACAAGTTGGGATTTTGTCCCAATGGTCCTGATTGTAGGTACAGGCATGCAAAGCTACCTGGACCTCCACCACCAGTTGAGGAAGTTCTTCAGAAGATACAACAATTGACATCATACAATTTTGGGCCAAATAGGTTCTATCAACCACGGAATGTTGCTCCACAGCTACAAGATAAACCTCAGGGGCAAGTTCCGACGCAAGGCCAGCCACAAGAATCAGGTAACTTgctgcagcagcagcaacaacagcaacaacctCAGCAATCACAACATCAGGTCAGCCAGACACAGATACCACCAAATCCTGCTGACCAAACAAACAGATCATCTCATCCTTTGCCTCAGGGGGTAAATAGGTTTGTTCAGAGTCCCAAGGTTTTTAATTGGGTTATGTAA
- the LOC104777073 gene encoding serine/threonine-protein phosphatase 6 regulatory subunit 3: MFWRMAGLSTASAVEAILDKDGFTLEELLDEDEIIQECKALNGKLLNFLRERVQVEQLIRYIIEEPLEDVEKKRTFKFPFIACEIFTCEIEMILKTLVEDEELMLLLFSFLEAKETHNSLLAGYFSKVVICLLVRKTIPFMQFIKDHQDILKQLVDLIGTTSIMEVLKRLVGTDEHLYSNYTSAMQWVEDTDILEMIVDKFGSSESPEVHANAAEILCTVARYAPPGLATKLSSPSCTGRLLKHTLEDSRPKSVLVNSLSVCISLLDPKRFTMGTYHIYGRQLTHGSIATNPETVEGMLGSLGDLLKLLNVSSAEGILLTTYGKLQPPLGKHRLKIVEFISVLLTVGSEAAEKEVIRLGAVKRVLDLFFEYPYNNFLHHHVENVILSCLESKTSQLVDHLLSECNLIGSILEAEKDSTLTASDSDKLQPTVPVEGRKPLRTGNIGHLTRISNKLLQLANSNVEIQSHLQENSKWVDWQTDVLSKRNTLENVYSWACGRPTSLHDRSRDSDDDDYHDRDYDVAALANNLSQAFRYGIYSNDDMDEAQGSMERDDEDVYFDDESAEVVISSLRLGDDQESDSLFTNSNWFAFDDVKDANERSVSSIASPSPNADGDGEDGDVVIGEADEFNDTVASSPSVDMETEDSTSKHPSENPSEPEPEKSPAWVEWRETSESTSPSSNPDEATILSNGDVQIEKEDNGDDTDNKSAEDSPGASGNESKEKLPDGSGVEPTESSPKASDVEHTESSPKASDVEQTESSPKASGTAITENLRDLGPAETHADAECSEPKSPQETKETEVAAEADAKETKEAVKEPEKV, translated from the exons ATGTTCTGGCGAATGGCGGGATTGTCAACGGCGTCTGCC GTTGAAGCAATTTTGGACAAAGATGGTTTCACATTAGAGGAACTTCTTGACGAGGATGAGATTATTCAAGAATGCAAAGCCCTGAACGGAAAACTCTTGAATTT CTTGAGAGAAAGAGTGCAAGTGGAACAACTTATTAGGTACATAATAGAGGAGCCTCTCGAGGATGTTGAAAAGAAGCGAACTTTCAA GTTTCCTTTCATTGCCTGTGAAATATTTACATGTGAGATTGAAATGATACTGAAAACACTAGTAGAGGATGAGGAG TTGATGTTATTGCTGTTTTCGTTTTTGGAAGCTAAAGAAACCCATAACTCATTGCTTGCCGGGTACTTCAGCAAG GTTGTCATTTGTTTGCTGGTGCGGAAGACGATTCCTTTCATGCAATTTATAAAA GATCATCAAGACATACTGAAGCAGCTTGTTGATTTGATTGGTACTACATCTATAATGGAG GTTTTAAAACGTCTGGTTGGTACTGATGAGCACCTATATTCAAACTACACAAGTGCAATGCAGTGGGTAGAAGATACAGATATTCTAGAGATGATTGTGGATAAGTTTGGCTCCTCG GAGTCTCCCGAAGTACATGCCAATGCAGCTGAAATTCTTTGTACTGTAGCAAGATACGCACCCCCTGGTCTTGCTACAAAACTTTCCAGCCCCAG TTGCACTGGAAGGTTGTTGAAACATACTTTAGAAGATTCACGGCCCAAGTCTGTTCTCGTTAATTCATTGTCTGTATGCATATCTTTGCTGGATCCTAAGAGGTTTACAATGGGGACTTATCATATATACGGTCGTCAACTAACCCATGGAAGCATAGCAACTAATCCTGAGACAGTGGAGGGAATGCTTGGAAGCCTAG GTGATTTACTTAAGCTTTTGAATGTTTCATCTGCTGAGGGTATTCTGTTAACAACGTATGGCAAGTTACAACCACCTCTTGGAAAACATAGATTAAAG aTTGTAGAGTTTATTTCAGTCTTACTCACCGTCGGTAGTGAAGCAGCAGAAAAAGAAGTAATTCGACTTGGGGCGGTGAAAAGAGTGTTGGACTTGTTCTTCGA GTATCCCTACAACAATTTTCTGCATCACCATGTAGAGAATGTAATTCTCTCATGTTTAGAGAGCAAAACCTCTCAACTTGTTGACCATCTTCTCAGTGAGTGCAATCTTATTGGGAGTATACTAGAGGCGGAAAAGGACTCAACATTAACTGCTAGTGATTCTGATAAG CTTCAGCCTACTGTCCCTGTAGAGGGTAGAAAGCCACTCAGGACTGGAAATATTGGTCATTTGACTCGTATCTCGAACAAACTTCTTCAGTTAGCTAATAGTAATGTCGAAATTCAGTCTCATTTGCAG GAAAATAGCAAATGGGTGGACTGGCAGACAGATGTCTTGTCAAAGCGTAATACATTGGAAAATGTGTACTCTTGGGCCTGCgg GAGGCCAACTTCACTCCATGATCGTAGTAgagacagtgatgatgatgattaccaCGATAGAGATTATGATGTGGCAGCCCTGGCAAACAATTTGAGCCAGGCCTTTCGATATGGAATTTACAGCAACGATGACATGGATGAG GCCCAAGGCTCTATGGAACGCGATGATGAG GATGTCTACTTTGATGATGAATCTGCAGAAGTCGTCATATCTTCCTTGCGTCTTGGAGATGATCAGGAGAG TGATTCTCTCTTCACAAATTCAAACTGGTTTGCATTTGATGATGTTAAAGATGCGAATGAGCGCTCAGTGAGCTCAATTGCGTCCCCTTCACCCAATGCTGATGGAGATGGTGAGGATGGTGATGTCGTCATAGGTGAAGCTGATGAATTCAACGACACTGTAGCCTCTTCCCCATCTGTTGATATGGAAACAGAGGATTCTACATCAAAGCATCCTTCTGAAAACCCTAGTGAACCAGAACCTGAAAAGTCACCTGCTTGGGTTGAATGGAGAGAGACCTCTGAGTCCACTTCGCCTTCTTCCAACCCAGATGAAGCTACTATATTGTCCAATGGTGATGTTCAAATTGAAAAAGAGGACAATGGCGATGATACTGATAACAAAAGTGCAGAGGATTCACCAGGTGCATCGGGCAATGAATCCAAAGAGAAGTTGCCAGATGGGAGTGGTGTTGAACCCACTGAGAGCTCACCGAAAGCTAGTGATGTGGAACACACTGAGAGCTCACCTAAAGCTAGTGATGTGGAACAGACTGAGAGCTCACCAAAAGCAAGTGGTACTGCAATAACCGAGAATTTGAGAGATCTCGGTCCT